The Candidatus Omnitrophota bacterium genome includes the window CCGAGTATTTAGTTAATACTAAAGGCGACAGCGATATGAAAAAACTGCTCGCTACCGCGCAAAGTTTAGAAAAGGAAGTGATAACTACCTTGGGCGTTGAAAAAAAGATATTCCCCAACGTTGATTTTTATTCGGGAATTGTTTATTCTTGCTTAGGGATACCGGTAGATCTTTTTACTTCTATTTTTGCTGTTAGTCGTGTGGTTGGTTGGACGGCTCGAGCAATGGAGTATTTAGAAAATAACAGAATTTTTAGGCCTCGGGCGATGTATACTGGTCCGTTTAACAAAAAGTATCGATCACTTGATCAACGTAGTGGTAAAGCCGGTAAGTCCAAGGTTAAGAAAAAGTAATTTTTGAGCCTTAGTTATGAATAAAAGAAAAATAACCGGTGCGGTGATGCTTCTTTTTTCTTTTTTATGCTTAGCTTGTTCGCCGTTTGAGGTAGTTAGGCTTTTTGGGGTCGGAACAAAGCCGTTTAAAGAAAAAGGTAAAATTTACACTAAGACTATTAATAAGAGTTTTTTTGAAAGCTATGACTTAGTAGTCGATTCTTTTGGCCAAATGCAGGCTAATTTTTATCGGGGAAGCCGCAAAGACGGATTTATTATATTTACTAATTTTAACGTTAGTTTTCCTCAAGCCAATGCATCTACTGAAGTGGCTGTTTTTTTAAGCGAGTCGGGACCAAATAATACTCAAATCCAAGTCTCGTCGCTTAATTACTCGCTTTCAGATTTTGTGGCTGAGGAGTTGTTTAAGAGTTTGGAATAATAAGTAAGTAACCAATCCATAGCTAGGAGTTAAGTATGCAATGGGACGGAATTAATCGCAGACGGTTTGTTAGGGTGCAGTATCCTTTTACTGTGCATATCTATGTGCCTGGCGAACCACCGATTTCTAGCTACACCGAAGATATCAGTACCGGCGGGATAAAGGTTACCATCAAACAGGTAATTGCTAAATCAACTTTGGTTGATTTGGAAATTTACTTGAAGAGTGATCCGGTTCTTTGTAAAGGGGTGGTTTCTTGGGCGAGAGAACGTAAGAGTAAGTTTCTTGAAGATACGATCATCCATGATTTAGGGATCGAGTTTTCTGAAGTTAAAACTGGAGATAAAAGGTCGATTAAGAAACAGGTTGATGATTTGGCTAAGGCTAAGAAGGAAGATAACCAGGCAACTGAATAGAATTAATTTTAATTGTTTTATTTATAAGTAATATCAAGAGAGGTAAGCCATGCTTAAGAAAACCGTTAAAATTCTTGTAATTGATGACGAAGAGGATTTTAGTTTTTTTCTAAAAAAGAACTTAGCTCGTCTTGATTATAAAGTTTTAGTGGCTTCGAATGGAAGAAAAGGCTTGCAGTTAGCCAGGCGTCATAAGCCAGACCTAATTTTGCTTGATGTAATGATGCCGGGAATCGATGGCTTTGAAGTTTTAAAAAGCCTAAAAACTGGCAAGGAAACTTTATCCATCCCAGTGATTATGCTTACTGGAAGAGATGATCAAGAGGCTAAACAACTAGCAGCTAGCTTATATAATGAGGATTATATTGTTAAGCCTGCAAATGTTGAAGAACTGCGTCTGCGGATAGAGAAGGTGTTAGACCAACGCAGGGGGCAAGAGGATTAAAAGAAGGCCTAGTTTTTAATGTCTAGAAGACCATTTTTTCTGTACGGTAAAAATTCAGTAGCTGAGCGACTCAAAGCCAATCCCCAAAGTATTAAGAAAATATTCCTAAAAAGTAATTTTACTGAACCGGCGATTGAGAAGCTGATTAAGCTTCGTAAGATTCCTTCCGAGCGTATAGTCCAACACAGATTAGATAAGATTAAGCCGCAGGCTCTTTTAGGGGGAATCATTGCGGAAATTGCCGATTTTGAATATGCCTATCTTGAGGATTTAATAAAAAAACCAAAAGATCAGCGGCCATCATTTATTTTTCTTGATCGAATTTTTGATCCTCAAAACTTAGGGGCAATTATTCGTACCGCAGCCTGTTTCGGTAATTTTTCTGTGGTTATACCAAAACATAAGGCCTGTGAAGTTACTGAAACTGTTTTGCATGTTGCTTGCGGTGGAGAAAACTACGTTCCAATTGTTATGGTTTCTAACCTTAGAAATGGTCTTTTGCAGTTGAAGGATGAGGGCTATTGGGCTGTTGGTGCTGCTGCTGAAGGTGGTGAAAATATTACTAAAGCCAGCTTACCTGATCCGATTTGTTTGGTTCTTGGTTCTGAAGGCAGTGGCATACGCTATGGTCTTACCAAGCACCTTGATAAGGTTATAAATATCCCAATGCAGGGAGTGGCTTTATCTTTTAACGTAACTGCTGCTTGTGCAATTCTTTGCTATGAGGTTCAACGACAGAAAGCGCTTACGGATAAGGGGTAAATATAGTCTTTATCATGGTTTTTGTTTGGAGTTTATGGTATCATTGGAATAGAGAATTAAATTGTAACCTGGGAAAGGTTAGTTGAATTAAGAGAGGGTCCAGATGGTCAAAAAAATAATACTTTTATTAGTTATTTTTGTTTTTGGGGGTTTTTTATCCTCTGTAGGTTTCTGCCAATATGTATATTTGGACGCTAAATATGTACAGATTAAAGGACCTGTTGAGTTTAAGGAAATCGGCGTTGCCTTGAGTGAAACTGCTTGTGAACGGTTAATTGCTATTTTAGATTTAGAGGATGGCCTTGAGTTTGAGCAGGCTTTAAATTCATATGATATATTAAGAATTGATAACTACGCTTCGGCTATTCTTCTTGACCTTAATCTTTTTGAGGGCATGGCTAAGGTTACTGTTCTTGAAGGCTTGCAGCATAAATTTTCCGGTTGGATACCTATTAGTTGGCTTGACGATAACCAGAGTCGTCCGATTCTATCTGAAAGCTATCAATTTGTTCCCTATGAGTTTACTGAAGATGGTTCGATTCCTCGCTGTCACTGGGGTTATAAATAGATCCGGTCCCTTTTATTTTACCTTCCTTAAAATATCTGATATAATTATTCAATTAGCTATTATTTTTTGAGTTAGTTAAAACTCACTAGAGATAATGGTTTATTGAGGGAGGTGAAGTAATGCAAGTTAATTTCAAAACCGAAGAGATTAGTTTTATTGTTGATTTCAATAATTCTCGCACTGCTCAGGAGATTATCCAAAAGCTGCCGATAGAATCTGTTGTTTCAACCTGGGGAGATGAAATTTATTTCGATATTGGTTTTAAAGCTTCAGCTGAAGATGCGACTATGGAGCTTAAGGTTGGGGATGTGGCTTATTGGCCACAAGGTAAATGCCTTTGTGTATTTTTTGGACCGACCCCGGCTAGCAGCGGTTTGGCTCCGGTTCCGGCTTCTCCGGTTGTCTTGGTTGGTAAGACCAAGGTTTTACCTTTAGAGCTAAAGTCTATACAGTTAGGTGAAAGAATAACTGTAACCCGGGGATAAAAGTACTTGTTTCTTATATAATTACATATTACAATAGGGAAGTGGATTCAGTCTAATGAAAGCATTTTACAAAATCATAGTTTTATTAAAAAATCTAAGTTTCATCAAGGAGGATGAGCAATGTTTGACGACAGAAGTAGAAAGTATAAGAATCAGTATGTGCCTTTAGATCCAGTCGATATTAATCTTTACAAGCCATTTATTGGTGAAAAAGCTTTAGATGAGATTAAGTATTTAGCTCAACCGTTACAAAATAAAGTTTGGGCCAATATTAACTCTACTTTTGTTGGTGGCGGCGTAGCTGAAATGCTTCAAAGCGTGCTTCCTTTTGCCCGGGGCTTAGGTATTGATGCTCGTTGGTTTGTTATTGAGGGGAGCGATGAGTTTTTTACGGTAACTAAGAAGTTTCACAATCTCTTACAAGGTATTGATCAGCCAATTAGTCTTGAGGAGATTTTTCACGCTTATCTTGATACGATTGATGAAAATACCCGTAATGTTAGGGTTGTCGGACATATGGTTACCGTGCATGATCCTCAGCCGGCAGCCTTAGTTATGAACGGTAATGTTTATGGGCATATCTTATGGCGTTGTCATATAGATACCTCTAACGCCAGCCGTCGAATTTGGCGCTTTTTACTTCCTTATCTTAATCAGTTCGAGGGAGCAATCTTTACGGCTATGGAGTTTGTTCGTGAAAATCTTCATATTCCTACTTATGAGATTAGTCCTTCCATTGATCCTTTGCGCATTAAGAATAAACAACGTACCGAAAAGGAAGCTTTGAAGGTTCTAGCTGATCTTTTTAATAAGCATAATATTGATCCTAAGCGTCCGATTGTTGCTGCTGTTTCACGTTACGATATTCATAAGAACCAAAAAGGGATTATCGAGTCCTTTAGGTTAATGAAGCAGAAAATAGCTAAAGGAATTAATCCGATTTTAATCATTATGGGTAATAGTGCAACCGATGATCCTGAGGGTAGCCAAGTTTATGAAGATATAAAAGAAGCGGTTGGAAGCGATAAGGATATTTATCTTCTTTTGAATGTTGAGAATAATGATGAGGTTGTTGGTTCGCTTATGTCGATTGCTAATTGCTTTGTTCATATTTCAACCAAGGAAGGTTTTGGTTTAGTGGTGACTGAAGCAATGTGGCAGGGCGTTCCGGTAATTGGTAGCAAAATAGGCGGAATTCCCAAACAGGTTGTAAACGGTGTAAACGGATTTCTAACCGGACCCCATGAATATGCTCAAGTAGCTCGGGCAATGCAGGTTTTTCTAGAAAATAAAAAAATGCGTGATGCCTTTGGTCAAAGCGCTCGCAACCATGTAGCTCAGAATTTTCTTCTTCCGCATATGCTTAAGAAAGAATTGACTTTAATGCGCTATCACTTAGAAATTGATAATAAAATCCCTCCTTTTAGGCTTAACAAATTAACTTACAAAGAGATAAGCCAGGCGCTCTACGGCCGAACGGTTTGGCCTTTTTCAACTAATGATTTAAAGCAGCGAATTGAAGCAATTTGGGAAGGCCTTGAACCGCGGGATATGGATTAAAATCTATGGGAAACGATATTAATGAAAAACGTAAATATCTACGGTTGGATACGGTTAATATCGTTAAAGTTACTCTTGATCGTAAGCTAATCAAGAAACCTTCGGAATTTGTTTCAGCCTTTACTAAAAATATCAGCGTTGAAGGCGTGTGTTTTTTGTCCGATAAGTTTTTCGAAAAGGGTAAACGCTTGCGTATTGATATGAGCCTTCCTGGAGATCCAAAACCTTTGCGCTTGAGAGGCAAAGTTTGCTGGAGCCGCTTGGTCAAAGATAAAAATAAAACTAATAAAGTTTTTGAAGTAGGGGTTGAACTCTTTACTGTTGGCGAGAGCGATTCAACTAGGTTTATGGGTTATGTTTGTCGCCATATGACCAGTCGTCTTGGTCGATATCTACATCTTTAAAAAGAAGTGATTGTTAAGTTTTTTTTCTATATCTTTGTCGGTTTAGGGGTGCTTTTTCTCTATATTAAATACATTGAGAAAAAAAGTATCTTTTTCCCCGATAAAAATATTGATTTAACTCCCGAGCGGTTCGGGCTCAGTTTTGAAGATCTCTATTTTTTAACCAGCGATAAGGTAAGACTAAACGCTTGGTTTATACCGCATCCAGAAGCTGCAAAAACAATAATACTTTTCCACGGTAATGCCGGCAATAACTCTAATCGCTTAGAGAAGATTGCGCTTCTGCGCAAGCTAAAGATAAATATTTTTATGGTTGATTATCGTGGTTACGGAAATAGTCAAGGTATTCCTAAAGAGAAAGGAATCTATCTTGACGCCCAGGCTGCTTATGGTTATTTAGTTAACCAGCGTAAAATTAATCCTGAAGATATTGTGCTTTACGGTGAGTCTCTAGGCGGGGTAGTAGCGGTTGATTTAGCTTCCACCAAGAAAGTGGCCGGAATCATTCTCGAGGGAACATTTTCTAGCGGCCGGGATATCGGTCAGATAATTTATCCTTTTTTACCTAAGACAATATTGCCTAATATTTTTAACTCTTTGAGCAAAATATCGAAAGTTAAAGCTGAGAAACTTTTTATTCACTCTAAGGATGATCTAATAGTTCCCTTGGAATTAGGAAGGAAGCTTTATCAGGCAGCTTCTGGACCTAAAAAATTCATTACTGTGTCTGGCACCCATAATAGTGTTTTTATTGATTCGGAAAAAGAATACCTTAGAGCTTTAAGTGATTTTATTAGGGGGTTGGATGAATAAAAGTAGAGACTTGTTAATTTATATATGTTTGTTCGGTTTTTTGGGGAGCCTAAGCGGCTGTTTATTTAGAGAAAATGTTACCAAGTTGAAAACTTTAAAAACAGTAGCTAGTAGTCAAAGGGAGATTAGAGCTTATCTTACCGAACAAGAAAATCTTTTTGAGAAGCTAGTCAGTGATTTTAAAGATAAGAAACTAAGTCTCGGGAGCTCGCTAGCGGAAATTATTGAAACTTATGGGGAACCAATAGTCTCTAAGAAAAATTTTTCTGATCCGGTTGGCCAGCGATTACTTTATCGTTATCCGAAGCGTTATTTTAATTCTGACAAGGTCTACCTTCATTTTAATGAAAAGAAAGAACTAATTTTTTGGGAATATAAACCTTTCCAGAAAACCAACTAATTAATTTATCCCACTTTAGCTTTATGCGAAAGAAAATAATCATTAGTTTAATTGTCATCATCACGGTTTTATTGCTCGCTAAGGATCATTTTTTAAAGATGGCCATTGGTCATTATTTTAATAAAAAGCTAGAGGTAGAATCTTCGATTGGTCAGCTGAAGCTTTCTTTTGATAGTTTGATTATCGAGGATGCTAAACTTTCCAATAAGGATTTCTTTATTCAATTACCGTACTTTAAGCTTTCATTTAACTTGTTAGAAATATTTAAAGTTAAAAAATTAAAAATTGCAACCCGAGAGGTTTCATTTAACGCTAATAATGAGAGTTTATTTTTTGAAGGTATTTTTAGTGGCAATTTTATTTTAAGGCTAGATCGAGGATCAATCAAAAAATTTAACGGCGAACTAATTAATGAAACCGGCGGAACGATCAGGATTGAAAAGGAAGACTCACTTAAAGCTCTTCGCGGCCACCTAGACCAAGCCTCTTATCAGACCTTAATTGATGGATTTAAGAACTATCACTATAGTCGTGGTCAGATAACGATGACTAAAAAAGCCGATTCACTTTTAATCGATTTTCAGTTTAGCTCAACTGAGGCTGGTGAAAGGAACCTTGTCGTTGACTTACATGATATTTTTCGTTGACAGGAGGTGTAAAACCCTATATATTGTTGTATAAAATATAGAGTTTTCTAATTTAAGAGGTGTTAAGTGTCAGACAAACCTTGTGAGAAAAAAACCCAGACAATCAAAAGAACCGCAACTAATCTTGTGGTCGGGATAATTTTTATAGTTTTAGGTTTGTTAGCTATTTTTTACTGGTGGCCAGAGTTGATTAGTTTAGTTAAGGCCGGCAGTGGCTTATTATTGATTACTGTCGGGGCAATCCTGATCATTATCGCAAAAACTTAAATTTTATTATGTTAAAAAAAATATTTATTACCGGTTTAACCGCAACTATTGCTTTAGTTATTACGGTTTATGTTGTCGTCGGTTTGTTTTATTTTCTTGATGGATTCTTAGGTAAGCCGATCAATGCTTTTGTTCATGATGCGATTGGTTTTACGATTCCTGGTTTAGGGATTGTTTTAGGTGTTTTAATTATCTTTTTTTTGGGATTAGCGATTCATCTTTTCCGAATGAAATTTTTTCGTTGGCTTTATAAGTGGCTGGTTGATTTATTTTTTAAGATACCTTTAGTGAGTAAGATTTACCTACCGGTTAAGCGGATAGTTGATTTTTTATTCTTTCCTCCGAGGAAGGATTTTAAAAGTGCGGTTTTAGTTGAATATCCCCGCAAAGGGATTTATTCTTTAGGATTTTTAACTAATGAAAATACGGTAGACTTTAAAGATCGAGGGAAAAGGAAGCTTTATAATGTTTTTATCCCTTCTTCGCCATCACCGCTTACCGGATTTACTATCATTTTAGAAGAGAAAGAAGTAAACTTCTTGAATATCAGCGTAGAGGAAGCTTTGCGTCTAGTTGTCTCAGGGGGGTTGCTTAATCCCTAATGATCAAAAAGAGTCTTTTTATCTTCGATGTTGACGGAACTTTGGTTGATTCTTATTGCGCTATTGCCAGAAGTTTGAATCTTACCCGGGGAGAGTTCGGGCTGTCTTCAGTCAGTATAACTAAAATTAAAAGAAGTGTTGGTGGGGGAGATGAGATTTTCATCAATAAGTTTTTTTCAAAAAATAAAGCCCAAAAAGCGTTAAGGATTTTTCGAAAACATCATAAAACAGATTTAGTTAAATTTGCCCAATTGATGCCTGACACCAAAAGAGTACTTTCTCAGTTAAGAAAAAATAAAAAGCAGCTTGCGGTAGCTTCAAATCGTCCTTATCGTTTTACTCGGATTTTGCTTGATCAACTTAAAATTGCTAAATATTTTGACGGGGTCTGGTGCGCTGATCAAGTAAAGGCGCTTAAACCGAACCCGAAAATATTAAATACGGTTTTGGAAAAATTTTCTCGTAAAGCAAAAGAAGCAGTTTATATCGGTGATATGGATATTGATCTAGAAACAGCCAAGAGAGCTAAAATTGATGCTGTTTTTGTTCGTGGCGGTTCAAGTACTTTAAGTCAAGTAAAGGGCTATCGGAAAAAGAAGGTTATCTCGGGACTAAAGAAAATCTTAGAGCTTTATAATTAATTTAAGTAATTCTATGTCTAAACAGTACTTACTTGATCCTGACGGAAGTTTTCACATAAAAGACTATAATCAGGCTTATCCTTTTTCTAACTTTCTGCCGGGCATCTCTGGAGCCTGGGGTATTCCGTTATGGGTTTTTTATGTAAATCGGGGTCAGGGAGTAGTTAGTTTTGGGATTAAGAATAAAGATCATTCTATCGCCGAATTTTTTCCGGCCAACAAAGCTTATTCTTTTGTCTCTTCCTTGGGGTTTCGTACTTTTATTAAATCTGGTTCTTCTTTCTATGAGCCGTTTGGAGTTCATTCAGCCCAAGGCAAGGCCCAGGATATGGTAATTAAGAGTGACTCCTTTAGAATTGAAGAGTCTAATCCTAAATTAGGCTTAAAAACATCGGTTCGTTATTTTACCCTTAGTAATACCCCGGTTGGCGGATTGGTGCGGGTGTTTACGATAAAAAATAGTTCGAAAAAAAATATCAGCTTGGATGTCCTTGATGGGCTAGCTCGAATTATTCCTTTTGGGACAACTCAAGGTTTTTTGAAAGAGATGTCTCGAACCCTTGAGGCCTGGATGCAGTCAAGCTATCAGCGCAAGCTAGCTATTTTCCGCCTGATCGTTGATCCCCGCGACGTAAGTCACACTAAATACATTGAAGGAGCAAATTTTAACTACTCTTTTTATGAGACCGCCGGCAAAAAAATCCATCCTAGAATAGTTGTCGATCCGGTTGAAGTATTTAATCATGAGACTTCACTTAATTTACCGGTAAACTTTTTAAGCAATAATTTTAAGGCTGTATCTGGGAAAGTAATCCGCGGTAAAACTCCCTGTGCTTTTAGTCATTTTAAATGGAAGCTGGCTCCGGGCCAGGAGAGAGTTCTTTATAGTATTTTTGGTTCAAGCCCTCAGCTAGATCCGATTAGGAAGTTCAGCCTTTCCTTGAGTGCAGCTTTTCTAAAAGCTAAGGAAAAGGAAAATGAGCAAATAGTTGAATCGATAAAACAGAAAGCCTTAACTGTATCAAATCTAAAGAGTTTTGACCATTACATTCAAAATAGCTACTTGGATAATGTTTTGCGTGGCGGCTATCCATATTGTGCAACTAAAAACAGCCAAGATAAGGCTAAGAGTATTTATTATATTTATTCACGAAAACATGGAGACCTAGAGCGTGATTATAATAATTTTCAGGTCTTGCCGACTAATTTTTCTGAGGGCGAAGCTAACTATCGGGATATAAATCAAAATCGTCGCAGCGACTTATTCTTTGAGCCGGCCCTATTAGATAAGAATTTGATTTATTTTCTTAATTTTATTAAGATTGACGGTTACAACCCTTTGCTGGTAAGGGGTGAGAAATTGCGTCTTAGTAAACTAGGCGCTAAAGATCTGACAGATAAATTTTCAATCAAAAGTATACGGGTATCACATCTTTTACTTCGCGGATTTTATTTGGGCGAGTTATTTTCCTTATTGGCTGAAGAAAAGATAAATTTAAAAAATAGAGATAAGTTTTTAGAAAGTCTACTCATTAAGGCCGAGCGTAAACCCCAAGGCGCTCACACTGAAGGTTATTGGATTGATCACTGGCATTATAATTTAGATTTGATCGAGAGCTTTTTGTATTTTTATCCTGATCGGATTAAAAGTTTGTCGTTGAAAAAAGAGTTTTCCTTTTGGGATGATGAATATCGGATCAGGCCGCGTAATCGGCGCTATGTTGTTCGCTCTGGTAAAGTCTACCAGGGAGAGAGTATTGAAGCGATTAAGGAAAAAAGAACCTTAGTCAGAAAGAGAAAAGATTATAAATACTTTTTAAGAACAAGCAAAGGGAAGGTTTACAAGACTAATCTAGTAACTAAGTTGCTTAGTATTATTTTAAATAAGTCGGCTACGCTTGATTCTCATGGTATTGGTATTGAGATGGAGGCTGATAAGCCGGGTTGGTGTGATTCACTCAACGGCCTTCCGGCTCTTTTTGGTTCTTCAATCTGTGAAACTTTAGCTCTGAAGCGGGCTGTTGAAATTCTATTAAAAATATCCAAAAGCCTAAGAACTGAAGGTACAAGTCAGGTAGCCTGTGCTTACGAACTAAGTTCTTTTTTAAAAAAGATTAAGGGTTTGCTTGATCTACCGCAAGGCAAAGCAAACTTTGACTATAAGTTTTGGGATAAGAGCAACTCAATCAAAGAAGACTTCCGGCAAAAGACCTTTTTTACTGTTAGCGGCCGGGAAGTTAAACTTTCCTTAGTGGTCCTAGAGGCATTTTTAAATAAATTGACTAAGAAGCTAGATAGGTCAATTGAGAAGGCTAAAGATAAAAAAACTGGATTAATTAGCACTTATTTTACTTATGAGGTTACCAAGTATAAACCGTGCAATAAGTATCATGTTTTTCCTTTAGCTTTTAATAAGAATCCTTTGCCTTTGTTTCTTGAGGGGGTAGTGCATCTCTTAAGGGATAAAGGTTTAAAGAGTATTTATCAGAAAGTAAAGAGTTCTGAACTTTTTGATAAGAACTTAAAGATGTATCGTTTGAATGCATCACTTAAAGATCAATCTTTAGAGGTTGGTAGAAGCCGGGCTTTTGCTCCGGGTTGGCTTGAGAATGAATCAATTTGGCTACATATGGAATATAAATATTTGCTAGAGTTATTAAAGAATGGGTTATACAAAGAATTTTTTAATGATTTTAAGAGTTGCGGAGTTTGCTTTTTTGATCCTAAAAAATACGGAAGAAGTACTCTTGAAAACTCTTCGTTTATAGTTTCAAGTAGTTATCCAGACAAAGATCTTTGGGCTAGAGGTTTCATTGCTCGCCTAAGCGGGGCAACTGCTGAAATACTAAATATTTGGGCTCTGCTTTGTTTGGGTGATAGGCCATTTTTTGTTAATCGTGAGAAGAAGCTCTGCTTTTCACCAAGGCCGATTTTAAGGG containing:
- a CDS encoding glycosyltransferase; its protein translation is MFDDRSRKYKNQYVPLDPVDINLYKPFIGEKALDEIKYLAQPLQNKVWANINSTFVGGGVAEMLQSVLPFARGLGIDARWFVIEGSDEFFTVTKKFHNLLQGIDQPISLEEIFHAYLDTIDENTRNVRVVGHMVTVHDPQPAALVMNGNVYGHILWRCHIDTSNASRRIWRFLLPYLNQFEGAIFTAMEFVRENLHIPTYEISPSIDPLRIKNKQRTEKEALKVLADLFNKHNIDPKRPIVAAVSRYDIHKNQKGIIESFRLMKQKIAKGINPILIIMGNSATDDPEGSQVYEDIKEAVGSDKDIYLLLNVENNDEVVGSLMSIANCFVHISTKEGFGLVVTEAMWQGVPVIGSKIGGIPKQVVNGVNGFLTGPHEYAQVARAMQVFLENKKMRDAFGQSARNHVAQNFLLPHMLKKELTLMRYHLEIDNKIPPFRLNKLTYKEISQALYGRTVWPFSTNDLKQRIEAIWEGLEPRDMD
- a CDS encoding PilZ domain-containing protein, with the translated sequence MGNDINEKRKYLRLDTVNIVKVTLDRKLIKKPSEFVSAFTKNISVEGVCFLSDKFFEKGKRLRIDMSLPGDPKPLRLRGKVCWSRLVKDKNKTNKVFEVGVELFTVGESDSTRFMGYVCRHMTSRLGRYLHL
- the rlmB gene encoding 23S rRNA (guanosine(2251)-2'-O)-methyltransferase RlmB; amino-acid sequence: MSRRPFFLYGKNSVAERLKANPQSIKKIFLKSNFTEPAIEKLIKLRKIPSERIVQHRLDKIKPQALLGGIIAEIADFEYAYLEDLIKKPKDQRPSFIFLDRIFDPQNLGAIIRTAACFGNFSVVIPKHKACEVTETVLHVACGGENYVPIVMVSNLRNGLLQLKDEGYWAVGAAAEGGENITKASLPDPICLVLGSEGSGIRYGLTKHLDKVINIPMQGVALSFNVTAACAILCYEVQRQKALTDKG
- a CDS encoding HAD family hydrolase, which encodes MIKKSLFIFDVDGTLVDSYCAIARSLNLTRGEFGLSSVSITKIKRSVGGGDEIFINKFFSKNKAQKALRIFRKHHKTDLVKFAQLMPDTKRVLSQLRKNKKQLAVASNRPYRFTRILLDQLKIAKYFDGVWCADQVKALKPNPKILNTVLEKFSRKAKEAVYIGDMDIDLETAKRAKIDAVFVRGGSSTLSQVKGYRKKKVISGLKKILELYN
- a CDS encoding alpha/beta hydrolase; protein product: MIVKFFFYIFVGLGVLFLYIKYIEKKSIFFPDKNIDLTPERFGLSFEDLYFLTSDKVRLNAWFIPHPEAAKTIILFHGNAGNNSNRLEKIALLRKLKINIFMVDYRGYGNSQGIPKEKGIYLDAQAAYGYLVNQRKINPEDIVLYGESLGGVVAVDLASTKKVAGIILEGTFSSGRDIGQIIYPFLPKTILPNIFNSLSKISKVKAEKLFIHSKDDLIVPLELGRKLYQAASGPKKFITVSGTHNSVFIDSEKEYLRALSDFIRGLDE
- a CDS encoding YdbH domain-containing protein, with protein sequence MRKKIIISLIVIITVLLLAKDHFLKMAIGHYFNKKLEVESSIGQLKLSFDSLIIEDAKLSNKDFFIQLPYFKLSFNLLEIFKVKKLKIATREVSFNANNESLFFEGIFSGNFILRLDRGSIKKFNGELINETGGTIRIEKEDSLKALRGHLDQASYQTLIDGFKNYHYSRGQITMTKKADSLLIDFQFSSTEAGERNLVVDLHDIFR
- a CDS encoding response regulator; the encoded protein is MLKKTVKILVIDDEEDFSFFLKKNLARLDYKVLVASNGRKGLQLARRHKPDLILLDVMMPGIDGFEVLKSLKTGKETLSIPVIMLTGRDDQEAKQLAASLYNEDYIVKPANVEELRLRIEKVLDQRRGQED
- a CDS encoding PilZ domain-containing protein → MQWDGINRRRFVRVQYPFTVHIYVPGEPPISSYTEDISTGGIKVTIKQVIAKSTLVDLEIYLKSDPVLCKGVVSWARERKSKFLEDTIIHDLGIEFSEVKTGDKRSIKKQVDDLAKAKKEDNQATE
- a CDS encoding DUF502 domain-containing protein yields the protein MLKKIFITGLTATIALVITVYVVVGLFYFLDGFLGKPINAFVHDAIGFTIPGLGIVLGVLIIFFLGLAIHLFRMKFFRWLYKWLVDLFFKIPLVSKIYLPVKRIVDFLFFPPRKDFKSAVLVEYPRKGIYSLGFLTNENTVDFKDRGKRKLYNVFIPSSPSPLTGFTIILEEKEVNFLNISVEEALRLVVSGGLLNP